One Glycine soja cultivar W05 chromosome 2, ASM419377v2, whole genome shotgun sequence genomic region harbors:
- the LOC114373758 gene encoding uncharacterized protein LOC114373758: MKRSERSTKRDPSYWEYVDAYHSVQNSNTSVRPSASSFAPPKPARMIPMLDQFPPFMHGFIEDVVDVKADGNYGYRSVFALLGMGEECWAMMHNELIKELGKWSQDYIKIFGGTERYEQLRLSLHMDGLSKVSMDKWMDITDMGYVIASRYNVILVSLSRQQSFTFFPLRSRPPANSAAHRIICVGHVYDSHFVQVFLKDRCPLPPMALLWSSNAYPEAKQWPTAYVGRMQQYLSLMTINTTHVDLSGH; encoded by the exons ATGAAAAGAAGCGAAAGATCGACAAAGCGTGATCCATCttattgggagtatgttgatgcttatcATTCGGTTCAAAACAGCAACACCTCAGTCAGACCCAGTGCATCATCTTTTGCACCACCGAAGCCAGCAAGGATGATCcccatgttggatcaatttccgCCATTTATGCATGGTTTCATTGAGGATGTTGTTGATGTGAAAGCGGATGGTAATTATGGATATCGATCAGTTTTCGCTTTGTTAGGTATGGGAGAAGAGTGTTGGGCCATGATGCataatgaattgattaaagaacttggcaaatgGTCGCAAGACTACATAAAGATCTTTGGTGGCACGGAGAGATATGAACAGCTGAGGTTGTCCCTACACATGGATGGGTTATCCAAG GTTAGTATGGACAAatggatggatataacagaTATGGGATATGTAATTGCGTCAAGatataatgtaatccttgtatcaTTGTCACGACAACAGAGCTTCACATTTTTTCCTCTCAGAAGTCGACCACCGGCCAATTCTGCCGCGCACCGCATAATATGCGTCGGGCATGTGTATGAcagtcattttgttcag GTTTTTCTGAAAGATCGTTGTCCCTTACCGCCTATGGCGttgttgtggtcaagcaatGCGTATCCGGAGGCAAAACAATGGCCAACTGCATATGTAGGTAGAATGCAACAATACTTAAGCCTAATGACAATTAATACAACGCATGTAGACCTAAGTGGACACTGA
- the LOC114373754 gene encoding uncharacterized protein LOC114373754, which produces MRSDTYTGSKGRTSFVLIGCERSGKYKGRKKEFVRKDTGTRKCGCPFKIRGKPVHGGEGWAVKLICGIHNHELAKTLVGHPYAGRLTYVEKNIIVDMTKSNVKPRNILLTLKEHNSSRCTTIKQIYNARSVYRSSIRGDDSEMKHLMRLLEHSTYKTNRYRLPLLDIVGVTPTGMTFSAGFAYLEGERVNNLVWALERFHIDKNVKAKCKSLVGQKNAWDYVMDSWGNLVGCPSEQEFPEYLQRFQVACSP; this is translated from the exons ATGAGGTCTGATACATATACTGGCAGCAAAGGAAGAActtcatttgtcttaattgggtgtgaaaggagcgGTAAGTACAAGGgtaggaagaaagaatttgttagaaaAGACACAGGTACTAGAAAATGTGGTTGTCCATTTAAGATTCGTGGAAAACCAGTGCATGGAGGTGAAGGTTGGGCGGTGAAGCTGATATGTGGGATTCACAACCATGAATTGGCGAagaccttagttggacatccatatgctgGAAGATTGACATATGTTGAGAAGAATATCATTGTTGATATGACGAAGTCGAAtgtgaaaccaagaaacatcttgctaacgttgaaggagcacaacaGCAGCAGGTGcaccacaatcaaacaaatctacaatgcaagaagtgttTACCGTTCTTCAATCAGAGGAGATGACAGTGAAATGAAACACCTAATGAGGCTCCTTGAAC acagtacctacaaaacaaataggtacaggCTCCCATTGCTTGACATTGTGGGGGTGACACCAACCGGGATGACtttctctgctgggtttgcatatctagAGGGTGAGCGCGTGAACAATCTTGTATGGGCATTGGAACG gtttcacatagacaagaatgtgaaggcaaagtGTAAATCGCTTGTTGGTCAGAAGAATGCTTGGGACTACGTAATGGATAGCTGGGGTAACCTGGTAGGTTGTCCTTCGGAACAGGAGTTCCCTGAGTACCTTCAAAGGTTTCAAGTAGCGTGTTCCCCGTGA
- the LOC114373767 gene encoding protein MAIN-LIKE 2-like, with amino-acid sequence MVRTLGLGRALGVGRGRGISEDTHEADVPLRHRPTASSRRQQVHLREDVTERPEDVPQLHEDVPHVSDATPEMTGATDAVQTEGVATDGSLGSPAADEGFPDGPRDPSILTDFAEHVAHSIWSGRERPDLKLVSHGRKVDKIGRPAPEIEGLIAGTGLSPLIRCSVITTDPGLISAFVKRWHRETSTFHLPIGELTITLNDVASLLHLPITGALHTFESLITSDAIGLLTELLEVSHEEATFETRQAGGPHVQLGWLRDLYQSQCKTRRWVVAARTYLLHLVGCTLFANKSSTHVHVVHLEAFRDLAQAGGFA; translated from the exons atggttagaacaCTAGGTTTAGGTCGTGCGTTAGGAGTTGGTAGAGGTAGAGGCATTAGTGAGGATACGCATGAGGCTGATGTTCCTCTGCGTCACAGACCTACTGCTTCATCACGTAGGCAACAGGTTCATCTGCGTGAGGACGTGACAGAGAGACCTGAGGATGTGCCTCAGTTGCATGAGGATGTTCCTCATGTGTCTGATGCCACCCCAGAGATGACAGGCGCCACCGATGCTGTTCAGACAGAGGGAGTGGCTACTGATGGGAGCTTGGGGTCACCTGCTGCAGATGAGGGTTTCCCCGATGGACCACGCGACCCATCGATTTTGACTGATTTTGCTGAGCATGTCGCACACAGCATCTGGAGTGGACGG GAACGACCCGATCTGAAGTTGGTCTCCCACGGTAGAAAAGTAGATAAAATTGGGAGACCAGCGCCTGAGATCGAAGGGTTGATTGCTGGCACCGGATTGAGTCCACTGATCAGGTGTTCTGTTATCACCACTGATCCTGGACTGATATCCGCCTTCGTCAAGAGGTGGCATCGTGAGACTAGCACGTTCCACCTGCCAATAGGCGAGTTGACGATCACGTTGAATGATGTGGCGTCACTCCTACACCTTCCCATCACTGGCGCGCTGCATACGTTCGAGTCGCTTATTACTTCAGACGCCATTGGTCTACTGACGGAGCTTCTTGAGGTCAGTCATGAGGAGGCTACATTTGAGACCCGACAGGCTGGTGGGCCTCATGTCCAGTTGGGGTGGCTTCGAGACTTGTATCAGAGCCAGTGCAAGACCAGACGATGGGTTGTAGCAGCCCGCACGTATCTGCTCCACTTGGTGGGTTGTACTCTTTTCGCCAACAAGAGTTCAACCCATGTACATGTCGTGCACCTGGAGGCTTTCAGGGACCTGGCCCAGGCAGGGGGATTCGCCTAG